The Solicola gregarius DNA window ATACACCGGGGATGCCCGCGACCGCCTCGTCGACGTCGCGCGGAAGTGCAAGGTCGACGATCGTGTACGGGCGCTCGCCACTGCGACAGCCCACAGCGGCGGCGACCTCGTCGACGCCGATCACAGTGCCGGTCGCGCCCGTGCCCGAGACGACGATGTCTGCGTTGGCGAGCTCGCCCGGTAGGTCGCTCCACGCGGCGGCGCGTCCGCCGATGCTCGCGGCGAGCCGCTCGGCCCGCTCGGTCGTCCGGTTGACGACGACGACGTCCGTTGCGCCACGCCTCGCGGCGATCGCAACGGTCAGCCCGGACATCGCACCGGCACCGACAACGAGCACCCGCGCGTCGGCCATCGGCATGGCCGTCGCCTCGACGCGGTCGAGCGCGGCGGAGACGACAGACGGGCCCGCTTGGTCGATGTCGGTCTCGGCATGCCCGCGCTTGCCGACGCGGAGGGCCTGCTGGAACAACAGGTTGAGCTCGGTGCCGACGGTGCCGAGGTCCTGGCCCCGCTGCAGCGCGACGCGTACCTGACCGAGGATCTGGCTCTCGCCCACGACCATCGAGTCGAGGCCGGAGGCGACCGAGAACAGGTGGGCGACGGCGGCGTCGTCGTAGTGCACGTACAGGTTGCGGACGAGGTCTTCGCGTGCCACGCCCGCCTGGTCGGCGAGCAGACTGGAGATGTCTTCGACACTGCCGTGGAACCGCTCGGCCGAGACGTACATCTCGATCCGGTTGCAGGTCGAGACGACGACCGCCTCGCTGATGTGCGGGGTATCGACCGCGAAGCGGTGCAGCTTCGCGATCCCGGAGTCGTCGAGCACGAGGCGCTCGAGGGTCGATACGGGAGCTGTGTGGTGGGAGACCCCCACGACGAGAACGCTCACA harbors:
- a CDS encoding glutamyl-tRNA reductase translates to MSVLVVGVSHHTAPVSTLERLVLDDSGIAKLHRFAVDTPHISEAVVVSTCNRIEMYVSAERFHGSVEDISSLLADQAGVAREDLVRNLYVHYDDAAVAHLFSVASGLDSMVVGESQILGQVRVALQRGQDLGTVGTELNLLFQQALRVGKRGHAETDIDQAGPSVVSAALDRVEATAMPMADARVLVVGAGAMSGLTVAIAARRGATDVVVVNRTTERAERLAASIGGRAAAWSDLPGELANADIVVSGTGATGTVIGVDEVAAAVGCRSGERPYTIVDLALPRDVDEAVAGIPGVSVIGLAELAESLADAPVAADVADVRGIVKDEVAAFLAARNAARVTPTVVALRTMATEVVDAELARLAARRSDLDPDTFRELSQTVRRVADKLLHAPTVRIKELAGQPDGLTYADALAELFALDQAAVDAVSRVDLDAEVVSPDE